One genomic window of Spiroplasma endosymbiont of Diplazon laetatorius includes the following:
- a CDS encoding nucleotide exchange factor GrpE yields MEKEKMKSILDLFDTLKKELNIEPKKEKENKETQEAEVQELSNIEKLELEFVALTEENAKLEEARLIAVADNQNTVRRFQNESILVRKYGGEKLASELIPAIDMFRGVLKSTPDNPEIKNYLMGFEMIINQIDQALTNAGVTMVSVKPGDDFNPELHSAIEQIKTEEFESGKIAIVVSNGYKLHDRVIKHAAVKVAE; encoded by the coding sequence ATGGAAAAAGAAAAAATGAAATCTATTTTGGATTTATTCGATACTCTTAAAAAAGAGTTAAACATTGAACCAAAAAAAGAGAAAGAAAACAAAGAAACTCAGGAAGCTGAAGTTCAAGAATTATCTAATATTGAAAAATTGGAACTTGAATTTGTAGCTTTAACTGAAGAAAATGCAAAATTAGAAGAGGCAAGATTAATAGCTGTTGCTGATAATCAAAACACTGTTAGAAGATTCCAAAATGAAAGTATTTTGGTTAGAAAATATGGTGGAGAAAAACTAGCATCAGAATTGATACCAGCTATCGACATGTTTAGAGGGGTTTTAAAATCAACTCCAGATAATCCAGAAATTAAAAATTATTTAATGGGATTTGAAATGATTATTAATCAAATAGATCAAGCATTAACAAATGCTGGTGTAACAATGGTTAGTGTAAAACCAGGAGATGATTTCAATCCTGAATTACATTCAGCAATTGAACAAATCAAAACAGAAGAATTTGAATCAGGGAAAATTGCTATTGTTGTATCAAATGGTTACAAATTACATGATAGAGTTATAAAACACGCTGCTGTTAAAGTAGCAGAATAA
- the hrcA gene encoding heat-inducible transcriptional repressor HrcA gives MLKDRQSLILKSIIEEYIKTASPVGSKRIQEVLAIEVSSATIRNESALLEELGFLEKAHTSSGRVPSTKGYRYYVDNLMESNNIDDIKHQIDEIFKKRGATIDEILDQTSSILSEMTKLATVVATSDTNDELLLSKIELVPISSKSAIVIFVLSNGTIQNKTVNLDSVSLEELRLSIDLFNERLINSKISEIETKSQAMIPVLKQQVKKYEFVLQTLVGALIHTDSNKSKTSGVKYLLENPEFNDPNKIKDIIQFIENASPFAWFNYQSKTNKTTVAIGLETGNENDDIAVIGTKFPTKGGGKGALALVGPKRIEYDKVSKLLEWISKKIEEKFLLEGE, from the coding sequence TTGTTAAAAGATCGTCAGAGTTTGATTTTAAAATCAATTATTGAAGAATATATCAAAACTGCTTCACCAGTTGGTTCAAAAAGAATTCAAGAAGTTTTAGCAATTGAAGTGTCTTCTGCAACAATTAGAAATGAGTCAGCTCTACTAGAAGAATTAGGTTTTTTAGAAAAAGCTCATACTTCTTCTGGAAGAGTTCCTTCAACAAAAGGTTATAGATACTATGTTGATAATTTAATGGAATCTAATAATATAGATGATATTAAACATCAAATAGATGAAATCTTTAAAAAAAGAGGAGCAACTATTGATGAAATTTTAGATCAAACTTCATCAATATTAAGTGAAATGACTAAATTAGCAACTGTGGTTGCAACATCTGATACAAATGATGAACTTCTATTATCTAAGATTGAATTAGTACCCATATCATCTAAATCTGCAATAGTTATATTTGTTCTTTCAAATGGAACTATTCAAAATAAAACTGTAAATCTTGATTCTGTATCACTAGAAGAATTAAGGTTATCGATAGATTTATTTAATGAGAGGTTAATTAATTCAAAAATATCAGAAATAGAAACTAAATCACAAGCTATGATACCGGTTTTAAAACAACAAGTTAAAAAATATGAGTTTGTTTTACAAACACTGGTTGGAGCTTTAATTCATACAGATTCAAACAAATCAAAAACAAGTGGTGTTAAATATTTATTGGAAAACCCAGAGTTTAATGATCCAAATAAAATAAAAGACATCATTCAGTTTATTGAAAACGCTTCTCCTTTTGCTTGATTTAATTATCAAAGCAAAACAAATAAAACAACTGTGGCTATTGGGTTAGAAACAGGAAATGAAAATGATGATATTGCTGTTATTGGGACTAAATTCCCCACAAAAGGTGGGGGAAAAGGTGCTTTAGCACTGGTTGGTCCAAAAAGAATTGAATACGATAAAGTTTCAAAGCTTTTGGAATGAATTAGCAAAAAAATCGAAGAGAAGTTTTTATTAGAAGGAGAATAA
- a CDS encoding ATP-dependent Clp protease ATP-binding subunit: MDFTQKPDPLNDPEILSKYTRDLTKDAKEGKIDPIIGRDDEIMRVIRILSRKTKNNPVLIGEPGVGKTAIAEGLAQRINKGDVPSVLKDKRILELDMGSVMAGASFLGDYEARIKGIVNAIQKEEGQVILFIDELHLIVGAGKTGNGGGMDVSNLLKPALARGGIKVIGATTLKEYREYIEKDAALERRFQKVVVSEPTIEETISILRGLKERFETYHGVRIHDNALVAAAQLSDRYISDRFLPDKAIDLVDEASATIKTELASVPTELYQIDRKVMQLEIEKAALSKEKDEKSQERLKQAEKELASLKQKQTEFNEKWNSEKKSLEKINQFRSTIDSLKIELEQAQAQANYQRAGEIQYSLLPALEKQLETALDTNKEKLISEEVTESEIASIVSRWTGIEMENLIESEKQKLLGLNTQLKKMVKGQNQAIELVSDAIIRSRSGIKDPNKPIGSFLFLGPTGVGKTEVAKSLARNLFGSEKKMLRFDMSEYMEKHSVSKLLGSPPGYVGYEEGGKLTEAVRRAPYSILLFDEVEKAHPDVFNIFLQILDDGRVTDSLGKTIDFKNTIIIMTSNIASDYLISTPSELVDQDVLMENLRKFFRPEFLNRIDNIVNFNALSKEVIKEVIIKTLDELKERVLLNNEYILNFTDSSIQKILDEGYDQLYGARPIKRYIERNIETLIARAIVGGEIEPKRNYVIDVSDDKFTITTSNKLN, encoded by the coding sequence ATGGATTTTACACAAAAACCAGATCCTTTAAATGATCCTGAAATCTTAAGTAAATACACAAGAGATTTAACTAAGGACGCTAAAGAAGGAAAAATAGATCCCATCATCGGTAGAGATGATGAAATTATGCGAGTAATTAGAATATTGAGTAGAAAAACTAAAAACAACCCCGTTCTGATAGGTGAACCTGGAGTTGGTAAAACAGCTATAGCTGAAGGTTTAGCTCAGAGAATAAATAAAGGTGATGTACCAAGTGTTTTAAAAGATAAAAGAATTTTAGAACTAGATATGGGTAGTGTTATGGCTGGAGCTAGTTTCTTAGGAGACTATGAAGCCAGAATAAAAGGAATTGTGAATGCAATTCAAAAAGAAGAAGGACAAGTAATATTGTTCATTGACGAGTTACACTTAATTGTTGGTGCTGGAAAAACAGGTAATGGAGGAGGAATGGATGTTTCCAACCTTCTTAAACCAGCTTTAGCAAGAGGTGGAATTAAAGTTATTGGAGCAACAACTTTAAAAGAATATAGAGAGTATATTGAAAAAGATGCTGCTCTTGAGAGAAGATTTCAAAAAGTTGTTGTAAGTGAACCTACTATTGAAGAAACAATATCAATACTTAGAGGTTTAAAAGAGCGTTTTGAAACTTATCATGGAGTTAGAATTCATGATAATGCGCTAGTTGCAGCTGCACAGTTAAGTGACAGATATATATCTGATAGATTTTTACCAGATAAAGCTATTGATCTAGTTGACGAAGCAAGTGCGACAATTAAAACAGAACTTGCTTCTGTTCCAACTGAGTTATATCAAATAGATAGAAAAGTAATGCAATTAGAAATAGAAAAGGCAGCTCTTTCAAAAGAAAAAGACGAAAAATCTCAAGAAAGATTAAAACAAGCCGAAAAAGAGTTGGCATCTTTAAAACAAAAACAAACTGAATTTAATGAAAAATGAAATTCAGAAAAAAAATCATTAGAGAAAATAAATCAGTTTAGATCAACTATTGATTCTTTAAAAATAGAGTTAGAACAAGCACAAGCACAAGCTAACTATCAAAGAGCAGGAGAGATTCAATACTCATTGTTACCCGCTCTAGAAAAACAGTTAGAAACAGCTCTTGATACTAATAAAGAAAAATTAATTTCTGAAGAAGTTACTGAAAGTGAAATTGCTTCAATAGTTTCTAGATGAACTGGAATTGAAATGGAAAATCTAATCGAAAGTGAAAAACAAAAACTTTTAGGATTAAATACACAACTTAAAAAAATGGTTAAAGGTCAAAATCAAGCAATTGAGCTTGTATCTGATGCAATCATTAGAAGCAGAAGTGGAATTAAAGATCCAAACAAACCAATAGGAAGTTTCTTATTCTTAGGACCAACTGGTGTTGGTAAAACAGAGGTTGCAAAATCACTTGCAAGAAACTTATTTGGAAGTGAAAAGAAAATGTTGCGTTTTGATATGTCTGAATACATGGAAAAACATTCAGTTTCCAAACTATTAGGTTCTCCTCCAGGTTATGTAGGTTATGAAGAAGGGGGAAAACTAACTGAAGCAGTTAGAAGAGCTCCTTATTCAATACTTTTATTTGATGAAGTTGAAAAAGCTCACCCAGATGTGTTTAATATTTTCTTACAAATATTAGATGATGGTAGAGTAACTGATTCTCTTGGAAAAACAATAGACTTTAAAAACACAATTATAATTATGACTTCAAATATAGCCTCGGATTACTTGATTTCAACACCATCTGAATTGGTGGATCAAGACGTATTAATGGAAAACTTAAGAAAATTCTTTAGACCAGAATTCTTAAATAGAATTGACAATATAGTTAATTTCAATGCTTTATCAAAAGAAGTTATTAAAGAAGTTATCATTAAAACACTAGATGAATTAAAAGAGAGAGTTCTATTAAATAACGAATACATCTTAAACTTTACAGATTCTTCTATACAAAAGATTTTAGATGAAGGTTATGACCAACTATATGGTGCAAGACCAATAAAAAGATATATTGAAAGAAATATAGAAACATTAATAGCTAGAGCTATTGTTGGTGGAGAAATTGAACCAAAAAGAAACTATGTTATTGATGTAAGTGATGATAAGTTTACAATAACAACTTCAAATAAATTAAATTAG